From a single Solenopsis invicta isolate M01_SB chromosome 6, UNIL_Sinv_3.0, whole genome shotgun sequence genomic region:
- the LOC105200563 gene encoding uncharacterized protein LOC105200563, with translation MQIAACAFAFRPATRLQTHYRVPTNMSNTAMSRNKRTFAHGSLTGGPMAGANYLGTERGMDIGYEPCFPTTLHQRRHCSTFAMSRLPFWVFSTVGLWANFWSCQAILLYPENTLFQFTLGISMPVMMTKRGGIAFSTGFQLNFALPWNLSQFEPTIIPARHIRDLDLQETYVVIENLLDEHGWRDGRQCLLRTICELAETPLRRTQQDVLGEAIHLILTPTEDLPVAINSSHRSANKLYQEAERLGRSGGNCVLTYPDCSESPLESFTEIVFP, from the exons ATGCAAATAGCGGCATGCGCGTTCGCGTTTCGCCCGGCCACGAGGCTCCAGACTCATTATCGTGTTCCTACGAACATGTCGAATACCGCGATGTCCCGGAACAAGAGAACGTTTGCCCACGGTTCGTTGACCGGTGGGCCGATGGCCGGCGCGAATTACTTGGGCACAGAACGGGGAATGGATATCGGATACGAGCCGTGCTTCCCGACGACGCTCCATCAGCGACGACACTGCAGCACGTTCGCCATGTCGCGGCTGCCTTTTTGGGTATTCTCAACCGTTGGCCTCTGGGCGAACTTTTGGTCTTGCCAAGCGATACTGCTGTATCCCGAGAATACCTTGTTTCAG TTTACTCTAGGTATTTCGatgccggtgatgatgacgaaaAGAGGCGGCATCGCCTTCTCCACGGGATTTCAACTCAACTTCGCTCTGCCGTGGAACTTGTCGCAGTTCGAACCGACGATAATTCCCGCGAGACACATCAGAGATCTCGATTTGCAGGAAACTTACGTCGTCATTGAGAACCTCTTGGACGA ACACGGATGGCGGGATGGTAGGCAGTGCCTCTTGAGGACCATCTGCGAGCTCGCGGAGACGCCCCTCCGTAGGACCCAGCAGGACGTCCTCGGGGAAGCGATCCATCTAATTTTAAC GCCCACGGAGGACTTGCCGGTAGCGATTAATTCCAGTCACCGAAGCGCCAACAAATTGTATCAGGAAGCCGAACGACTGGGTAGGTCTGGCGGCAATTGCGTCCTAACGTATCCCGACTGCAGCGAGTCGCCGTTAGAATCATTTACAGAGATTGTATTCCCTTAA